Within Cyprinus carpio isolate SPL01 chromosome A11, ASM1834038v1, whole genome shotgun sequence, the genomic segment AGGTAACCCTTCTtgccattgacaactttctggcaaagggcagcagatttttctcaaatttgacagtattttgccccatccatttttccttctatcctgacaagtgctccagtccctgctgcagagaaacacccataacaggacattaccacctccatgcttaactgtaggaatgctgttatttggatggtgagctgtattggatttgaattttttttttttttttttgtacccatCTCTTGACAGGcttgtccacaactttatcccagagatcttttgacagtaccttgccacccatagttgattgttcgCTTTAGTTGCACTACCAAGGCCTGAAATGCTCCAGAAAAGCTATTTTCATGCTgtgctaatcaaaatgaccaaagctgatgatcacagttgaaagtcaaatggctttgtgtgccattaaggtgattagctacacctgattgaatttacaagtcattttctaactcagtgattctgttttttattttctgacatattggtgttttatctttctcttggatgttaaaagttgcactgagtaaaaacagctggataaaacaaaaactgtatccatattcatttcaggctgcaaagcaacaaaatgtgattattttaatggggggggggtgattattttctatacccactgtatataacCATTCAACATTTATAGCTGTATTAACTATGAGAGGATCTTAAAGTATTTCGaacatattttaaacagtatttacCACTGTTTTACACCTGGCATGTCTTGATCTATCACCAGTAAAAATGCTGAGAACACATGCTGTTGTTTCACACTCTCCACTTATATTCACCCCAGATGCTACAAACATGATCTCTGGAGACAAGGcactcaaatatttttattttctataaaaggATAAAGAGAGGGTCagcctaaaacaaaataaaccagaGATAAACGTCTTCACAGAAACAGCAGCACTTATATGTTCAAAATAACATACCTAAATTCAGATTCATCTTCATGTTTGGCATACATTTCAATTAGAATATAAAACACCATTTATCACACTCTGGTGGATTTATGCATGGAAAATTACTTTGTGACCTAGCGGGACATGAGGCAGGGAAAAGGGCGCCCTTTTACGCAACTTGAGCTTGTTTGATGCACTTCTGGCAATAATTACGGCTGCAGGGCAGCTCCGGAACAGGCCGAATGAAAAGATCCAGACACACAGGACAAGACAGAGTCTTATAAAGAGTGTTCTGCTTTTCAAACATGCTAAGTACTTTTAGAAACTTCATGTGTTATCTTGCCTTATTCAAAAACTGGAGTTAGTTGCTGAGCAACACTTCAAAAACTACAGCAGGAAACAGAACAATCAGAATGATCATTAGCTGACCCGGATGACCTCAGTCTAATTGATGTTTtcttttatgaaattatgatcCACACTGAtgcaaataaatatcatttatttatgtttaataaagaAACTTGCTTAATGGAGGCAAAGTTGAATTAATATGTTTATAAGACAGTGTGCCAAAGGTAACATTTGGAATGTTAATTTTATAGACttgaatgaaaatataataaattgaaaataagtAGTGATTTGGAAAAACCCATAATAATCTGTCTTTAGGATTTGGACATGAAAACATCTTACAATTCTTCCTCggacatgaataaataaacatgtattcTGCTGGctacatgatatttacttaaaaagaCAATGATAGCATTTTAGTTGACAAATGAGGTCAGTTTCAACATCACAGTGTTATCTGGTACTAAAACACCACATGACAAACATATTTGTACATATTTCTTCcgatttgttctttttattttaaagcagcaGCTTAGTAATAAATAATGCCAATAAAAGGTAAAGAGCATCCTGCAAAAGCCTGTCTATGAGGCAGTATTTTGCTTCATTTTAGCAGGAATTGTATTGATACATtctcaatttatttttcaaaattgtgatCAAGGCCATGCTGAGCTAATCCTAATGTACACTGCATTGCATTATGAATGAAAGCATTCATCTGGAAAAGCGTTAATGATGTCCTCTATTGTACCTTAAGAaatcatccataaaaaaaataattaatgaatcaaaaaaaaaaatatatcacacacatataaattatttcattaaataaaaaagcgTTAATGATTGTATCATAAAATGAGATGTTGCACAGTGATATTATTTGGTTCAGTAAATATTGTGGTACATCTACAATTATCTCTCTATTAAAGCTTTATTATATgacaaaaactattttcatgaaaacaaacaaaaccataaaaaaaaaaaaaacaaaataaaaaaacaaataaaaacatacctaataataaaaataaacataatttatcaaaaaaaaactgttaaacaaaaacaaaacagaaaagaaaaaatagccTAACAGAACCTTGTGGCACAGACATGTATGGCAGGACACCACTGATCAATGTACAACACATTTTTTGAACGAGTAATCGTGGCAAAGACACCACTGATCAATGTACATGAGAACAGTGGCAGGTCAGCTCAAGCTCCTCCAAAACCATTGATCACAAATAACATAACACATTTGATCAATGTACATGAGAACAGTGGCAGGTCAGCTCAAGCTCCTCCATTGCTTTTGTTCTCAAATCATTGAGGACAGGGATCATGACGTCTTTTAGAGTGTTATAGCTTAACTGCCCATTCTCTGAATCTGAGGAAATCTAGATTAGACAAAGATTAGAATCACATAATTAggataaataatctaaaaatatataaaccttactagttgaaaaaaaaaaaaacagcttcaatTTCCACCAGTAGTCtcttgtgaaaatgttttgtggTCATGACTTACCCAAGTAAATGCTTTGATTGTGCGTTCAAAAAAGGCATTCTCAACCTCTTCTGGTATTGGAAGCAAATGAGCAGCGCAGTCAAGAATACACAGAAGGGTTTGTTTTTGTCcctaaacataaaaacacaaaatccaattaaatggataaaaaaatgccacatatcaaaaaaaaaatataaagaaaacaaaaaaaaatatacaaaaaatatggaTTTTGAGATGCGAGCGATCACAAGGTCCAGTTATGGAATTCTGAAcaatgtaaagaaaagaaaaaaacatatgcacaaattatatattatgatttaatactagcaacactttaaaacacctatattaaaatttttaaaccgctttatagtaaataataaaactttaaatcttAACAGCTTTATAGAAAATCATGATGCTATTACTAATGTTTATAAAATCTTAATATCTTTAAGCCGCCTTATAGTTGCATATTGCAGATTAGAACTGGGGGataatacagtttacattttgtgattATACAAGCAATCAAGTAGTTGAGGTATGCTATATAGTGTATATAGCGACTATAAACGAACTAGGagagtatactgtatgtgtacgaATAAAATTGGGCATACCAAATTTATATAAAGAGCTGGacaataatatagttacattttgcgaCAACAAAATcaggcagttgagatttgctatacagtatatattgcttTATGTGAGTGTAGTGTATGGAAGAGAATAAAGTTGgatataatgcatattattaaaattaaaaacttaaaattaaaactaattgaaATGCAAAAAGAAGTAGTCTCATGTGGGACGAagaggattaataataataataataataataaataacaaatcagCTTACATAGGAGGGCTTTCGAATATTGTCTTGGACAAAGAGGGAGGGCCTTCGAATATTGTCTTGGACAAAGAGGGagggccttggagtcaaaaaggtgaagaaccactgctctaaacaCACTTTTTCATGTGGCTTGTTACCTTGTTGAGTGCATTCAGACCATGTTGGGGATTGAATCTGTTTCCAGCCAAAGTCTCAACATCCTCTTTTGTGATGACTGGCTCCTTCAGCTGTTCTAGCCAAGACCACATGAGCGTGGAGAGCACCACAGGATCTCTCTCAGTGCACAGCCTTTCCCATGCACCTTCACGGGAGTTCAGCTCTGTCTGAGGGGCAACAGCAATTGCAGAAACAACTGAAAGTTACAGAGGGAATATCTAAGATTGTGTTATAGAACAACAGGATATGGAATTGAAGTTTTGAGACTCAATTCTTTCAAAAATCTAATATTGCTCCCTACCTGCCACATTGAGACTGTGCTCCTGAGGTCTTCTCCATCAATGTCCATCATAAGAGCTTTGGCCACAAACAGATGACGAGTCTCCAGTGAGAGTTCACTTTGAAGCGTAAAAATTGGAATGTCTGTCAATGGATGTATGTCATCATAGGTTGTGTTTTCATTAGGGCTGAGGTGACGTGTTGAAAACATGCTGTCACTAGTCCTTCTTAGAAAGCCATAGGACATGCTGCGCTTTGTCTCCTTCAGTGGTGCCCATTTTACAGATGCAGGAGAGCAGGATACTTGGACTTCAACTTTTTTGGACTGTACCAGGGAGCTACAGGAACCAGTTGAAGAGGGACTGTTGTTGATTTCGGATGTCAGTGGGGATGGCAGAGGGTCAGGGGTTTGTGTAGCTAATCTGCTCTGCGACACATATACTTTGGTAAAGTTTAACCCAGATTTGCTACCAAGAGCATTCTGAGGACTTTGTAGTACCTGTACCCTGGGGTCCAGTTTGTTCAAGGCTGAGTCACTATAGCTACGACATTTCCTCAAGATGAGCTGAGAATTGTAGGTATTGTCTACTGTCGGCCATCTCCAAAGCACATCGAACTCCTGGTCACTACAGAGAGGCCGGTCATGAGGTGGATCACACTGAGTTTCTTTAAGTAGCAAGCTGGGGTGGTCGGGAGAGCAAGGTGAGGATATGAGAATCCCTTTCCCCCTCATCTCTTTCCCTAACTGCTGAAGGGCTTGCAGCGAGACTGTCTTCTCTACTTCCTCTGTGAGGTCTGGGATGTCCAACACCTCCTCTTCCACCGTTTGCCGGTCCTCTGCTATATCCAGTAGGAACCTGCAAACCAGGTGTACGATTTTTGGCACGTTCTTCATGAGACGTGCTTCATAGCCATGCAGCAGGTGCCGCTGACGAGTCAGGTATTGCGACAAAGTGACCGTGTGAGCTTTGGGCTCGGCACACGAGAATACACTCCGCAGTGGCACAAGGAACTGGGCAAACTCTCGCACACACAACAGTTGGCCACGAGTCTGGATGGAATTTGGACGTTTAGCTCTAATGAACAAAATGGCCTGATCTGCACTCATCCGGGATGTGAATACTAAGAAGCATGCTATTAAGACACCTAAGAGAGGACAAATGTGCATTAAGGGTAGTTAATAATCAGATAAATGTATAAGGATTGAACCAAATCTATTTCAGTTATCTTCTGAAATTCTTAAATTATCACAGCAAAATTTTCAAGAGAATCAAGATACTTACCTGTTCTGCCAAGTCCAGCATgacagtggacagccatttttccCTCTTGCATGGCAAATGACATCACCTTCACCATGTCAAGGATAGTAGTCAAGGATGCCACGCcatagtccaaaaaaaaagtataaaaaaaaaaattttcaagaaattcagacatttttcattaaacattaagtatttaaaaaatgtttttcaagaaattcagacatttttcattaaacattacaaaaaacaggGCCAAATAaccccatagttgaagaaacaccacatgttttctatttttaagtaAAACCATATTTTGTTCTTTCTGGATAACTGGgaacataaattatataacacACATAGGATCTCTCATCAGTGCTGACTATTCTTTAATTTGATAGACGTTTCATGCATGTTTCCACATGCAGCACTTTTCATAAATTGTGCCTTACATAGTTTCCCAGAAGGTGCTGTCTATAAGCACAGCACCACTCTCAGGAGATCTTGTTAAAGGCTGCCAATCCCCCTAAGCCTAAAAAACCTGAATGGAAGCTGAACAACTCCTGCAAGCACGATCACTTTATGCATAGAAAgcaaatattacataaaaggtTCTTTAGCTTGTCTAACACATTGACAATTTAATGTGATAATAGTCTGGATTTATCCCAGCCTGATTCCCTCGACTACTGAGAGAGGAAGAGGTGtatgttttgtgcatgtgtgagttACTCACTCCCTGCCTCCATGAAAACCTCTGGGCGATAGGTGAAACCGCTCTCTGATTCCAGAGTGCTGCCGCAGCTGGCGTGTTCCCCTGGACGCTGCAGATTAATTACTGTCTTTAAGCCACACCTAGAAGGAAGTAAGATTAAGCATCAGGAAAGCAGTCCGTGGTTCTTGGGAATCAGTAATTGGAAGCTTGCCGCTGAGTACAACATACGCATGAAACTGTTCGATGACGTTGAATTTTTCCATGGTTTCAGTTGAAGGTCTTGCCATGGCTAACAGGTTATCAGTTATCCTGTGCAAAGAGTATAAATTAGATATCAACAAAATATCTGACTCAATAAGAtcaatacaaatattacaaaataagaacaaaaagaaaagcagATGGTTAATATGCaagcaaagcaatttttttattgtcatatcAGTATCAaaggtaatattttattattcatagaaaataaaataaaaggacataataaataaataatcaaataaaattgtcGCCCAGGATTGACACAGTTTAGAGATTGgatggaaaataaaatacattaactaaggtttatttgtttgtttgtttaccttATCAGTATCAAAGTCTATACTCATGGGTGGgggataaattaataaaaataaaataataataataatttttattttataattttttttagaatattataatataatagatttattttatgatttttttatgatataatcatttttgttgctttgttttttgtcatttcagtatcaaagtctatttttatgaaaatatataataaaaaattaaatgtaatggattaaattaaattaaattgatattcTAAAATTGTTTGATGCCTTCAACTAACAATATTTATGAGTTTTGAATTGTTTAGGACTCGTACAAATATTTTGGCATGTTAATTTCAAACAATGcacatttattctgtttttcgTTCAATCAGACAGAAAGAAGACAGCTTACCAGGAGGAGTACAGTCCTTTGATGGCTTGTTCTTTGTCGCTCCAGCGAGAGGGGTTTTCATATTTGCATGCTCGACCACCACAAGCCATGGAGCACTGCATATGTCCTGGGATGACATGCCTCAAAGTCTCGCCCACTTTGGTGTATTTTGCAGAGGGTACTCTGACATTTACTATAGAAGAGATAGttgaagaaaattttaatttcagaatttaGTCATTAGACTAAGTAGCTCCAACTtaaacattacatattacatCCACAATCTGTGATGTCAGTCTGTGCCTTGGACATGCTACGCGCCACAATGACCCTTCGTGAAGAGGAAGTCAGAACTTCCACGGCTGAGCTACGCTGCCTCTTCAGCAAGATCTCCAAAGCTGAGTGTCGGTGCGTCTTTTGAAAACCCATGAAGATTTCGTCTACCAAGGACGAACAAGCCCGTCTCTGCATGTCTCCTGTCTAAAGTACCGATGACACTACATTTAGCACAGCCTGAACAAACTAAGCGCTGGCCCCAGAGCAGTGAATCATCGCTATAATCACCGCGCCGCACAAAACAGGCATGAGAGACCAATACGATCCAATCGGTTCATCAGTTGAAGGGGGTCTCCATGGTGACCAAGTTCGAATTCAGTGGGAGGCTGTGcagaagcgtgtgtgtgtgtgtgtgtgtgtgtgtgtgtgtgtgtgtgtgtgtgtgttgtctcagGTGGAAGAGAAATAGGGTGATGTGTTTTATGGAAATGCTCTGGTTGCATAACCCTGCATGCATTTCAACAAAATGAGGCTTGAATTACACCTTTTCAACTAATGTATTCCATCTGCTGCGCTGAATACACAGATCATATGTAACTCAGAGCATAAAaactaggggtgctccgattgatcggctaccgatcactattggccgataatcgctttgggatgTTTGAACGGCGGTCAAAAAGGCCACTGTCATAAACCGATCTAAAGCTGATGACGCGCCTGCAGTGAGAGGTTTGGCACGACATGCAGCAGCACTGTCAGCCTCTGTCCAGCGagggtgaaataattataatgctgaaggtgaggtgctctttatatttttttcactaaacTTAACTTCTAAAGTAATTTGCAAACTTCctgtgagacataatttcacGAACAGCGCGAGTGAATCACGGCTCGCTATCTCTCTTAAAATgcgcaaatggcttcaaatcaacACAAGTAGCCTATGTCTATAAATGTGCTGCACGCAGCACAGTTGATATatgaattgtcacttgcacaatcgaggcagtgtTGTCACTAAAGTTCATAAattgaattactttttatttaattacaattctTGCCGTTGTTTAACCATTCAGCGCTCGCGTTCTCCTGGAGACCGTGCACACAAAGCGCACACACATAACgccaaattcacattatttctttAGCAGTGCTTTGGCCTACGCGGCCCCGCTGCACACGGTTGGACACCGGCAGTGCGTTCCTTAAGcagtctgcagcagtgcagtgaTTGATTCCACACCGAGTTCGCTGCACGGCTGAACTAAAGTGACAGCGCAAGTTTTGCAGTAAATATGAAAAccaaaatgtagtaattacaccataaatgcatataattaatgtatgctgtgtttcacagtcaacacatatggctttttggctaggtttaaaggaaaagagcacttttaaaATAAGCAAGGCAATAATAGATGGCATTCGTGAGGGGAaggaaaacaaagttctttatgaaccgcaggattgcttctaataaagatttaaataaataaaaaaagcagtagAGCTGCCTGTTTCTTTCAattgtaagttttaatttagaatgtttgtgataacgtaagaaaagtattttaaatgttttcccacttgcttgagcaactgttttgtgctgtgtgtaagctattgtgcaacaattgcaGGAGTGTAATAACAAAAACGCAGTGCATGATCGAACTTTTAGGtgagacaaatatatatttttgaaaatgtctaaTAAATGCTCCCCTCCAcccctcaaagaaaaaaaaatcccctctcacaagagtcacaAGAAGGAAATtccccccattttcaaaaatgaaattcaggccctgaataaatgactaaaattCCTGATTGGAGtattactataaataattctacataataaaaataaggctttaaaaagatcggtagCAGTGatcgtatcggcagatactgctctCTATGATCgacctcaaaaatcctgatcgcaGCACCCctaataaaaactgaataatacataaaagaaaagtaGTTTCCTCATACGTCAGTCGAATCAACATCTGAAGAGGCTTATGAAAGTTTTTATTACCATAGCCATTAGTGTTCTTTCTCACCTAACCCACTTGAAATCAGAGGAAATTAATAGGAGTTACATTATCTCTGTACTTAAAGGGGCTAATCGAGATGGAATgagtcatttaaaatatactgggaaaaaatatgacaaaagacTTTACAATATCTGCACCAGTCTAGATAATTTAGGTCTAGATTTAATAGGTAATTTAGCCATTTAATTACCAGTTATTACCCTTCATGGAAAGATggtagtttacaaaaaaaaaatatatatatatatatatatatatatatatatatatatatatatatatatttttttttttttttgcagttttgtaaaataaaagagTACGATTATAtacgattatatatataaaataaatataatatagcttTATATCATTGCTTGAAGCAACTGCatgcaatatttttatatgacaataaacaagctgaaaacactcttccTGGAAAACTTTTATTGGTTTTCTATTGCATTAaccctcaaatgtcaactatatattgtagaaagaataaaaaaaatattaagcatgcagaataatgTAAGTggacttttgttgttgttgttgtaattgttgtaaaacaattatgtaattgtgccatccataattgtaatcacgatcagaaattcgattaattgtgcagcactACATCAAAGTGCTAAAAAGTGTAGAAGAGGAGCTAAACGTTTTTGGGTTTAACCCTTCCTATGtgccaattttatgtttttgaaagaaatctcttatgctcaccaaggctgcatttatttaataaaaaatacagaaaaaactgtaatacattcttaacagtaaacagtaaaatattattacaatttagaataatggttttatattttaatatcttttaaaatgtaatttattcctgtgatgcaaggctgaattttccgCGGCCATTACTTCAGCATTCACGcggtccttcagaaatctttcttaaatgctaatttggtgctcaagaaacatttattattattattgatgttgtgttgctttatatttttctgaaaaccatgattttttttttcaagttcaaaagcatatatttgacaatataaatgtctttacaatcACTTCTGAAAAATTTAATGTGTCTgtcctaaataaaagtattaatttatttttttaaaaatcttactgactccaaacttttgagcagtagtgtatatcaataacaatgaatccataaaaaaatcatttataaacaaaagGCTGTTAAATATTGTTGTCTTTTCAGTCCTTGAGTATCAGAATCTCaccttaattatttttaatttaagacaatgcattaagcatttaaaatatgaCCCAGCCACAGGTAGAGAAACAGCAGTGTATTACCTGGCTCCATGTCAGTGCTGGACTCTCTGCTGTTAGCTGAACTGCTTGTGGAGTAGGGCAGGTCACTCAACAAACTGACATCTGCTTCCATGGCAGACACTGAAAGGAAGCAAACATGGTGTCAAAGCCTCCAACACAAAACAAAGGCAGGATAAACAGTTAGGACACAACATAAATGTGGAAG encodes:
- the LOC109083110 gene encoding protein tyrosine phosphatase domain-containing protein 1-like; translated protein: MRCPSVSAMEADVSLLSDLPYSTSSSANSRESSTDMEPVNVRVPSAKYTKVGETLRHVIPGHMQCSMACGGRACKYENPSRWSDKEQAIKGLYSSWITDNLLAMARPSTETMEKFNVIEQFHACGLKTVINLQRPGEHASCGSTLESESGFTYRPEVFMEAGIFFYTFFLDYGVASLTTILDMVKVMSFAMQEGKMAVHCHAGLGRTGVLIACFLVFTSRMSADQAILFIRAKRPNSIQTRGQLLCVREFAQFLVPLRSVFSCAEPKAHTVTLSQYLTRQRHLLHGYEARLMKNVPKIVHLVCRFLLDIAEDRQTVEEEVLDIPDLTEEVEKTVSLQALQQLGKEMRGKGILISSPCSPDHPSLLLKETQCDPPHDRPLCSDQEFDVLWRWPTVDNTYNSQLILRKCRSYSDSALNKLDPRVQVLQSPQNALGSKSGLNFTKVYVSQSRLATQTPDPLPSPLTSEINNSPSSTGSCSSLVQSKKVEVQVSCSPASVKWAPLKETKRSMSYGFLRRTSDSMFSTRHLSPNENTTYDDIHPLTDIPIFTLQSELSLETRHLFVAKALMMDIDGEDLRSTVSMWQTELNSREGAWERLCTERDPVVLSTLMWSWLEQLKEPVITKEDVETLAGNRFNPQHGLNALNKGQKQTLLCILDCAAHLLPIPEEVENAFFERTIKAFTWISSDSENGQLSYNTLKDVMIPVLNDLRTKAMEELELTCHCSHVH